The proteins below are encoded in one region of Eulemur rufifrons isolate Redbay chromosome 2, OSU_ERuf_1, whole genome shotgun sequence:
- the DISP2 gene encoding protein dispatched homolog 2, giving the protein MDRGSTSSCNSSLAPGRGLEGDQGPDREPLAPDGSFPHSTQTKAVAPEASPERSCSLHSCPLEDPSSSSGPPPTTSTLQPVGLSSPLAPAHFTYSQTPQEYQGSNSLPGHGDQAALCSHGSSFSPSPAPSQRDGAWKPPSVQQHVVSVRQGRAFRMPKSYAQLIAEWPVAMLLLCLVVVLFCTLAGLLGGQLPNFSKPLLGFEPRDTDIGRKLVVWRALQALTGPGKLLSLSPELELNSSSSHTSLSPTPWDSAQEGIVRPRRMVEPLEDKAQESFFCGPPEKSYAQLVFMSTSEGSLWNVHAIHSMCRMEQDQIRSHTHFGALCQRTATNECCPSWSLGNYVAVLSNRSSCFDTTQADTDRILALLRVCAVYYHRGVLVPSCLGPRQDKPPHCAQVPTKCSQSSAIYELLHFMLDRDFLSPQTADYQVPSLKFGLLFLPTPKDASMLSIYLDRLIIPEGLTDNYTSVTGMDLGVKEELLKHYLAQDTVYPLLALAAIFLGITLYLGSVFLALMMLLGVLGSLLVAFFLYQVVFRMAYFPFINLAALILLSSVCTNHTLIFFDLWCLSKRQVPSGGLAQRVGRTMHHFGYLLLVSGLTTSVAFYASYLSRLPAVRCLALYMGTAVLAHLALTLAWLPASAVLHERYLVDGCTQGPWGSSAPGRLARALHRRLRGLRRAIAITSRLLFQRLLPCGVIKFRYIWVCWFAVLAAGGGYIAGVSPRLRLPTLQPPGSQFFRPSHPFERYDAEYRLQFLFEQLSGDEGGHMPVVLVWGILPMDTSDPLDPRSNSSLVSDPAFSASSPEAQRWLLALCHRARNQSFFGTQPDGWPTLCFMEALQHWMESPGCSRLGPDLCCGHSDFPWAPQLFLHCLKMMALEQGPNGTLDLGPRYDTHGRLAALVLQFQTNFQYSPDYGQIHHFYAEVSHWLAAELGMAPPGLHRGWFTSRLELFSLQHSLTTEPPVVLGLALALAFATLLLGTWNVPLSLFSVAAVAGTVLFTVGLLVLLEWQLNTSETLFLSASVGLAVDFTVNYCISYHLCPHPDRLSRVAFSLRQTSCATAMGAGSLFAAGVLMLPATVLLYRKLGIILLMVKFISCAFASFFFQSLCCFFGPEKNCGQILWPCAHLPWDASTGEPGEEKAGHPRLGPMGVVPGSCSEQYELQPLARRRSPSFDTSTATSKLSHRPSVLSEDLQLHDGPCCPRPPPTPASPRELFLDHQAVFSQCPALQTSSPYKQAGPSPKTRARQDSQGQEAEPLPASPEAPVHSPEPKAAELPDGLCSSASTLEGLSVSDETCLSTSEPSARVPDSVGASPEDLDDTGHPVPERGQMNGKRETLWLALKETVYDPLLPTSHQSSLSWKGRGGVGDGSPVILPNSQPDLPDVWLRRPSTHTSGYSS; this is encoded by the exons ATGGACCGTGGTAGCACCAGCAGCTGCAACAGCAGTCTGGCTCCTGGCCGGGGTCTGGAAGGGGATCAAGGGCCCGACAGGGAGCCCTTGGCTCCAGATGGCAGCTTCCCGCACAG CACCCAGACCAAGGCTGTGGCCCCTGAGGCAAGCCCAGAGAGAAGCTGCTCCCTCCACAGCTGCCCCCTTGAGGACCCTTCCAGCTCTTCGGGACCCCCACCAACAACTTCCACCCTCCAGCCTGTGGGTCTGTCCAGCCCCTTGGCCCCTGCCCACTTCACCTATTCCCAGACACCACAGGAATACCAGGGGAGCAATTCCCTGCCAGGACATGGGGACCAGGCAGCTCTGTGCTCCCATGGTTCCAGCTtcagcccttccccagccccctcaCAGCGCGATGGGGCCTGGAAGCCACCCTCTGTGCAGCAGCATGTGGTCAGCGTCAG GCAGGGACGGGCCTTCCGGATGCCAAAGAG CTATGCCCAGCTGATTGCTGAGTGGCCAGTGGCCATGCTGCTGCTGTGTCTGGTTGTCGTCCTCTTCTGCACCCTGGCTGGACTGTTGGGGGGCCAGCTGCCCAACTTCTCCAAGCCTTTGCTG ggctTTGAGCCTCGGGACACAGACATTGGGCGTAAGCTAGTGGTCTGGAGAGCACTGCAGGCCCTTACAGGCCCCGGCAAGCTGCTTTCCCTTTCCCCAGAACTTGAGCTCAACAG CTCAAGCTCCcacacctctctgagccccacacCCTGGGACAGTGCCCAGGAGGGCATTGTCCGGCCTCGGAGGATGGTGGAACCCCTGGAGGACAAAGCGCAGGAGAGCTTCTTCTGTGGCCCCCCTG AGAAGAGCTACGCACAGCTGGTGTTCATGTCCACCTCAGAGGGCAGCCTGTGGAACGTGCATGCCATCCATTCCATGTGTCGCATGGAACAGGATCAG ATCCGCTCCCATACCCACTTTGGGGCTCTGTGCCAGCGTACAGCAACCAACGAATGCTGCCCCAGCTGGTCCCTGGGCAACTATGTAGCGGTGCTCTCCAACCGCTCCTCCTGCTTCGACACTACCCAAGCTGACACAGACCGCATACTGGCCCTGCTTCGGGTCTGTGCAGTCTACTATCACCGAGGTGTCCTGGTGCCCTCTTGTCTGGGACCCAGGCAGGACAAGCCCCCACACTGTGCCCAGGTTCCCACCAAGTGCTCCCAGAGCAGTGCCATCTATGAACTCCTGCACTTTATGCTGGACAGGGACTTTCTGAGTCCCCAGACTGCTGACTACCAGGTGCCCTCCCTCAAGTTCGGCCTGCTCTTCCTGCCCACCCCAAAGGATGCTTCCATGTTGAGCATCTACCTGGACCGGCTAATCATTCCTGAAGGGCTCACTGACAACTACACTTCTGTCACCGGCATGGACCTGGGAGTCAAGGAGGAGCTGCTGAAGCACTACCTGGCCCAGGATACAGTGTACCCCTTGCTGGCCCTGGCTGCCATCTTCCTCGGCATCACCCTCTACCTGGGCTCGGTCTTCCTCGCGCTCATGATGCTGCTGGGGGTGCTGGGCTCCCTGCTGGTTGCCTTCTTTCTTTACCAAGTGGTCTTCCGCATGGCCTACTTCCCCTTCATCAATCTGGCGGCCCTCATCCTGCTCAGCAGCGTCTGCACCAACCACACGCTCATCTTCTTCGACCTATGGTGCCTCAGCAAACGCCAGGTGCCCTCTGGGGGACTGGCGCAGCGCGTGGGCCGCACCATGCACCACTTTGGCTACCTGTTGCTGGTCTCCGGCCTCACCACGAGCGTGGCCTTCTACGCCAGCTACCTGAGCCGCCTGCCAGCAGTGCGGTGCTTAGCCCTCTACATGGGCACGGCTGTGCTGGCGCATCTGGCGCTCACGCTGGCCTGGCTGCCCGCCTCCGCCGTGCTCCATGAGCGCTACCTGGTGGATGGCTGCACGCAGGGTCCGTGGGGCAGCAGCGCGCCCGGGCGGCTGGCACGGGCGCTGCACCGGCGGCTCCGCGGCCTTCGGAGGGCCATAGCCATCACCTCGCGCCTGCTCTTCCAGCGTCTGCTGCCCTGTGGCGTCATCAAGTTCCGCTACATCTGGGTCTGCTGGTTCGCGGTGCTGGCGGCAGGGGGCGGCTACATCGCCGGCGTCAGCCCCCGCCTACGACTGCCTACTCTGCAGCCTCCCGGCAGCCAGTTCTTCCGGCCTAGCCACCCCTTCGAGCGCTACGACGCGGAGTACCGCCTGCAGTTCCTGTTTGAACAGCTGTCTGGGGACGAGGGTGGCCACATGCCCGTGGTTTTGGTGTGGGGCATCTTGCCGATGGACACTAGCGACCCCCTGGACCCTCGCAGCAACAGCTCTCTGGTGAGCGACCCTGCCTTCTCAGCCAGCAGCCCTGAGGCCCAGCGCTGGCTGCTGGCACTTTGCCACCGCGCCCGGAATCAGAGCTTCTTCGGCACGCAGCCGGACGGCTGGCCCACGCTGTGTTTCATGGAGGCCCTGCAGCACTGGATGGAGAGCCCCGGCTGCTCCCGCCTGGGGCCTGACCTCTGCTGTGGCCACTCAGACTTCCCCTGGGCCCCCCAGCTCTTCCTGCACTGCCTGAAGATGATGGCTCTGGAGCAAGGCCCCAATGGCACCCTTGACCTGGGACCCCGCTATGATACCCATGGCAGGCTGGCTGCCCTGGTCCTGCAATTCCAAACCAACTTCCAGTATAGTCCAGACTATGGCCAGATCCATCACTTCTACGCTGAGGTCAGCCACTGGCTGGCCGCAGAGCTGGGCATGGCACCTCCAGGCCTCCACCGGGGTTGGTTCACTAGTCGTCTAGAGCTGTTCAGCCTGCAGCACAGCCTGACCACTGAGCCTCCTGTGGTGCTGGGCCTGGCTCTGGCGCTGGCCTTTGCCACACTGTTGCTGGGCACCTGGAATGTTCCACTCAGCCTCTTCTCTGTGGCAGCCGTGGCAGGCACCGTACTGTTCACCGTGGGACTCCTGGTTCTACTCGAGTGGCAGCTCAACACTTCCGAGAcgctctttctttctgcctctgtggGCCTCGCAGTGGACTTCACTGTCAACTACTGCATCTCCTATCACCTGTGCCCACACCCTGACCGCCTGAGCCGCGTGGCCTTCTCCCTGCGCCAGACCAGCTGCGCCACAGCAATGGGGGCTGGATCCCTGTTTGCAGCTGGCGTGCTCATGCTGCCTGCCACAGTGCTGCTCTATCGCAAACTGGGCATCATCCTCTTGATGGTCAAGTTCATCAGCTGTGCCTTTGCCAGCTTCTTCTTCCAATCTCTGTGCTGTTTCTTTGGGCCAGAGAAGAACTGTGGGCAGATCCTCTGGCCCTGTGCCCATCTGCCATGGGACGCCAGTACTGGGGAGCctggggaggagaaggcaggCCACCCACGACTAGGGCCAATGGGAGTAGTGCCTGGGTCCTGCTCAGAGCAATATGAGCTACAGCCCCTGGCACGACGCCGGAGCCCCAGCTTTGACACCAGCACAGCTACCAGCAAGCTGTCTCACCGACCCTCAGTACTCTCTGAGGACCTACAGCTGCATGATGGTCCCTgctgcccccggcccccgccgaccCCTGCCTCCCCAAGGGAGCTGTTCCTGGACCACCAGGCAGTCTTCAGCCAGTGCCCAGCCCTGCAGACCTCCTCCCCCTATAAGCAGGCTGGCCCCAGCCCCAAAACCCGGGCCAGGCAGGACTCCCAAGGGCAGGAGGCTGAGCCCCTGCCGGCCTCACCAGAAGCCCCTGTCCACTCGCCCGAGCCCAAGGCTGCAGAGCTTCCTGATGGCCTCTGCTCCTCAGCCAGCACCCTGGAGGGGCTGAGCGTCTCCGATGAGACCTGCCTAAGCACCTCTGAGCCCAGTGCCCGTGTTCCAGATTCCGTGGGTGCCTCCCCAGAGGACCTGGATGACACTGGGCACCCAGTACCTGAGCGGGGCCAGATGAATGGGAAGCGGGAGACCCTGTGGCTGGCGCTGAAGGAGACGGTGTACGACCCATTATTGCCCACCTCCCACCAGAGCAGCTTGTCCTGGAAGGGccgtgggggggtgggggatggcagCCCTGTGATACTGCCCAACAGCCAGCCAGATCTACCAGATGTCTGGCTACGCAGGCCCAGTACCCACACTTCAGGCTATAGCAGCTGA